A part of Desulfofundulus salinus genomic DNA contains:
- a CDS encoding MoaD/ThiS family protein yields the protein MQVTVKLLGILSFSYPAFGKFHPVQLKEGETIRELRERLGLPLNEVRFVSVNGKMVGEEYVLVEGDEVVFLPAASGG from the coding sequence ATGCAGGTGACAGTAAAGTTATTGGGTATTCTTTCTTTTTCTTACCCTGCCTTCGGCAAGTTTCATCCTGTTCAACTAAAAGAAGGAGAGACAATTAGAGAGTTACGGGAACGTTTAGGGCTGCCTTTGAATGAGGTTCGCTTTGTTTCCGTTAATGGAAAAATGGTGGGAGAAGAGTATGTGCTGGTTGAGGGAGATGAGGTTGTTTTCCTACCGGCGGCCAGCGGGGGGTAA
- a CDS encoding UbiD family decarboxylase, which translates to MSYRTLRSWLEALETRGYMKKVKREVDPVFELAAVAKKADGQWAVKFEKVRGYSMPVVAGILSTRQMIAEAMGVSIAEVVTKFAGAQANPVPCRLINREQAPVKEVIIRDHFDLVSMLPIPTHHEKDAGPYITAALLIAKDPLTGVRNVSIHRLQVLGPNKLGILILPRHLWHMFQKAEENDQPLEVALVIGADPLTLLASQAITPPGVDELEIAGALHGEPLQLVKCETVDVEVPAHAEIVLEGRLLPGVREMEGPFGEYPKYYGPASKKPVIVIEAVTCRRQPIYQTIVAATKEHLLLGAIPREAGLFQIVKQAVPAVQAVHLTPGGTCRYHAVIAIDKKNEGEAKNAMFAAFASSAEIKHVVVVDKDVDIFNSEDVEWAIATRCQASRDVIIISGAHGNKLDPSSDDGVSDKMGIDATVPLGAPAERFEKIKIPGFEKIRLEEYLGD; encoded by the coding sequence ATGAGTTACCGTACTCTTCGCAGCTGGTTGGAAGCGCTGGAAACCAGGGGGTATATGAAGAAAGTCAAAAGGGAAGTTGACCCGGTTTTCGAACTGGCTGCCGTGGCCAAGAAGGCCGACGGGCAGTGGGCGGTCAAGTTTGAAAAAGTGAGAGGCTATTCCATGCCCGTAGTAGCCGGCATATTGTCCACCAGGCAGATGATTGCCGAAGCTATGGGTGTAAGCATAGCTGAAGTAGTGACTAAATTTGCCGGGGCTCAAGCCAATCCCGTACCGTGCCGTCTCATCAATAGGGAACAGGCTCCAGTCAAAGAGGTTATCATAAGGGATCATTTTGACCTTGTTTCTATGCTTCCTATTCCGACCCACCACGAGAAGGATGCCGGGCCGTATATTACTGCCGCTCTTCTTATTGCCAAAGACCCTTTAACTGGGGTTCGTAATGTTTCCATCCACAGGCTTCAGGTGCTGGGTCCAAACAAACTGGGTATCCTAATTTTACCCCGCCACCTGTGGCATATGTTCCAAAAAGCGGAAGAAAACGATCAGCCGCTGGAAGTCGCACTGGTTATCGGTGCAGATCCCCTTACCTTGCTGGCATCACAGGCAATTACACCCCCTGGGGTCGATGAACTGGAAATTGCCGGTGCCCTTCATGGAGAGCCCCTTCAGTTAGTCAAGTGTGAAACAGTGGATGTAGAAGTACCGGCACATGCAGAAATAGTCTTAGAAGGGCGGTTGCTGCCCGGGGTGCGTGAAATGGAAGGGCCCTTCGGTGAGTATCCGAAGTATTACGGGCCTGCCAGCAAAAAACCCGTAATTGTTATTGAGGCTGTTACCTGCAGACGTCAGCCAATCTATCAGACCATCGTGGCAGCGACAAAGGAGCATTTGCTGTTGGGAGCTATTCCGCGGGAGGCGGGTCTTTTCCAAATCGTCAAGCAGGCAGTCCCTGCGGTTCAGGCAGTGCACTTAACACCCGGAGGCACATGCCGCTACCATGCTGTTATCGCCATCGATAAGAAAAACGAAGGAGAGGCTAAAAATGCCATGTTTGCCGCCTTTGCCAGCAGTGCGGAAATTAAGCATGTAGTAGTTGTAGATAAAGACGTAGATATTTTTAACTCCGAAGATGTGGAATGGGCCATTGCTACCCGTTGCCAGGCCAGTAGAGATGTGATCATAATTTCTGGAGCGCATGGAAACAAACTCGATCCTTCCAGCGATGACGGCGTGAGTGATAAAATGGGCATTGATGCAACTGTGCCGCTTGGTGCCCCGGCGGAACGTTTCGAAAAAATTAAAATCCCGGGTTTTGAAAAGATCAGGCTTGAGGAATACCTGGGGGACTGA
- a CDS encoding iron-containing alcohol dehydrogenase, with the protein MFPMLKVVQYYTPQKVVFGVNAVDNIGQYIKEMGISGKAVIVTDPGVAQAGIADRVVQALKKDGFEAAVFDQGKPEPDNVVCDQAAEFARKEGGSFVIGLGGGSAIDIAKVAAQLLALPGKTEDYLVNTTFPKKGAPIIAVPTTSGTGTECTMYSVVTFAKDGIKGFFATPAILPDMALVDPTLSVSMPPKVTASTGADALSHAIETMMARQENPLTDAIALKAVEFIAEALPVAVYEGDNLEARVKMAYASMMAGMAFNDPGIVEGHALAHTLGSVYHVPHGVGCAVALPYAMEYNMGHCMEKLARIAVALGQNTAGMSVRQAAQAAVQAVKQLLEDVGLPTTWAPFGKKEDIPMLAGMMVESPWITAFYGWSKRPMTREAAVELLTRSYEGRLGDKLY; encoded by the coding sequence ATGTTCCCAATGCTCAAAGTGGTTCAGTACTATACCCCTCAAAAAGTAGTGTTTGGTGTTAATGCTGTAGACAACATTGGCCAGTATATCAAGGAGATGGGTATAAGCGGAAAGGCTGTTATTGTAACTGATCCCGGGGTGGCTCAGGCGGGGATCGCTGACCGGGTAGTACAGGCCCTCAAGAAAGATGGGTTTGAAGCAGCGGTTTTTGACCAGGGTAAGCCCGAGCCGGATAATGTGGTCTGTGACCAGGCTGCTGAATTTGCCCGTAAAGAGGGTGGCAGCTTCGTAATTGGTCTGGGTGGCGGCAGTGCTATCGACATCGCCAAGGTGGCTGCTCAGCTCCTGGCGCTGCCGGGTAAAACTGAGGATTATCTGGTTAATACCACCTTCCCCAAAAAGGGTGCGCCTATTATTGCCGTTCCCACCACGTCCGGAACCGGTACCGAATGTACGATGTATTCTGTGGTAACCTTTGCTAAAGATGGTATTAAAGGCTTCTTCGCCACGCCGGCCATCCTGCCGGATATGGCACTGGTGGATCCTACCCTGAGTGTAAGTATGCCGCCTAAAGTTACTGCTTCTACGGGTGCCGACGCCCTGTCGCATGCTATCGAGACGATGATGGCCAGGCAGGAAAACCCGCTTACTGATGCAATTGCTCTAAAGGCGGTTGAGTTCATCGCAGAGGCCCTGCCGGTGGCCGTTTACGAAGGGGATAACCTGGAAGCTCGAGTTAAGATGGCTTATGCTTCAATGATGGCCGGCATGGCTTTTAATGATCCAGGAATCGTAGAGGGGCATGCTCTGGCGCATACATTAGGTTCCGTATACCATGTACCGCACGGTGTTGGTTGTGCAGTGGCCCTGCCCTACGCGATGGAGTATAACATGGGGCACTGCATGGAGAAACTGGCTCGCATTGCCGTGGCTTTAGGCCAGAATACCGCCGGCATGAGCGTCCGCCAGGCTGCCCAGGCTGCTGTACAAGCGGTCAAACAGTTGCTGGAAGATGTTGGTCTTCCCACGACATGGGCTCCCTTCGGTAAGAAGGAAGATATTCCAATGTTAGCCGGGATGATGGTTGAGAGCCCATGGATTACCGCTTTTTACGGCTGGTCCAAGCGGCCGATGACCAGAGAGGCGGCAGTAGAACTGCTGACCAGAAGTTATGAAGGCCGTCTTGGGGATAAACTGTATTAA
- the yhbH gene encoding sporulation protein YhbH, with product MSGKYIISREDWSLHRKGEIDRQRHQEKVREAIKKNLADIVSEESIIMSDGNKVIKVPIRSIEEYHFRFDRGKMKHAGQGDGKSKAGDVLGSDPQQGGGKGKGGAGEEPGVDYYETDITIDELAELIFEDLGLPNLEQKKKPELASESVEFKDVRKMGISSNIDRKRTIYEAIKRNALQGKKGLSTITRDDLRYKTWDVTFKYESSAVVLAMMDTSGSMGPFEKYIARSFFFWMVRFLRTKYQNVQIVFLAHHVEARETSEEEFFTKGASGGTRCSSVYKLALEIIENRFPPQDYNIYAFHFSDGDNLASDNENCVKLVNELLKVCNLVGYGEIEGPYYYTSTLRSAYKKIVNPRFVSITIKDKKDVYPALKKFFSVAPEQVRH from the coding sequence ATGTCCGGAAAATACATAATCTCCCGGGAAGACTGGTCGCTGCACCGCAAAGGGGAGATTGACCGGCAGCGTCACCAGGAGAAGGTCCGGGAGGCCATTAAGAAAAACCTGGCGGACATAGTCAGCGAAGAAAGCATCATAATGTCGGATGGGAACAAAGTGATCAAGGTTCCCATCCGATCCATAGAGGAGTACCATTTCCGGTTTGACCGGGGGAAAATGAAGCATGCCGGCCAGGGCGACGGCAAGAGCAAGGCAGGAGACGTACTGGGCAGCGATCCCCAGCAGGGGGGAGGAAAGGGCAAAGGTGGGGCCGGTGAGGAACCGGGCGTGGATTATTATGAAACCGACATCACCATTGATGAACTGGCCGAACTGATCTTTGAGGACCTGGGCCTGCCCAACCTGGAACAGAAGAAAAAACCCGAACTGGCTTCCGAATCGGTGGAATTTAAAGACGTCCGCAAAATGGGCATTTCCAGCAACATCGACCGTAAACGGACCATCTACGAGGCCATTAAACGCAATGCCCTGCAGGGCAAAAAAGGCCTTTCCACCATCACCAGAGACGACCTGCGCTACAAAACCTGGGATGTCACCTTCAAGTACGAATCCAGCGCCGTGGTCCTGGCCATGATGGACACTTCGGGCAGTATGGGGCCCTTTGAGAAATACATTGCCCGCAGCTTCTTTTTCTGGATGGTGCGGTTTTTGCGCACCAAATACCAGAATGTACAGATTGTTTTCCTGGCCCACCACGTGGAGGCCAGGGAAACCAGCGAAGAAGAGTTTTTCACGAAGGGAGCCAGCGGCGGCACCCGCTGCTCATCGGTCTACAAGCTGGCCCTGGAGATCATTGAAAACCGTTTCCCGCCCCAGGACTACAACATTTATGCCTTTCACTTTTCCGACGGTGACAACCTGGCCTCGGACAACGAAAACTGTGTTAAGCTGGTCAATGAGCTCTTGAAGGTGTGCAACCTGGTGGGTTATGGAGAAATCGAAGGGCCGTATTATTATACCAGCACCCTGCGTTCGGCTTACAAGAAGATCGTCAATCCCAGATTCGTTTCCATTACCATTAAGGACAAAAAGGACGTTTATCCCGCCTTGAAAAAATTTTTCAGTGTGGCACCGGAGCAGGTGAGACATTAG
- a CDS encoding iron-containing alcohol dehydrogenase, whose protein sequence is MEAFTFQLKTTVCFGANVVSGIDDRCRDYNARRVLIVTDQGVVKAGILEKVEKVLSDAGIENVVFDDVEPDPGLETIHRCASCFKENKCDLILAVGGGSPIDTAKGARIIVENGGHIRDYAGVNKVPRAPVTPLIAIPTTSGTGSEVTTFAVLSDWENNIKITIASPFLAPEVAVVDPLLTLTAPPSVTAASGIDALSHAVETYVSLKAQPPAEALALKAIELIGESLRTAVADGSDKEARTKMSLGSLLAGMAFNNSLLGLTHSIGAALSGHAHVSHGMAVGLLLPYVMEFNAMARMEKFSKIAIALGEDVKGLSLREAALRSVKAVRELVEDISLPRRLEEVGVTGDMIEGMAKDAMGHGMLKFNPRVVTEKDIMAILRKAL, encoded by the coding sequence ATGGAAGCATTTACGTTCCAGCTGAAGACCACAGTTTGTTTTGGGGCCAATGTTGTGTCCGGCATTGATGACAGGTGTCGCGACTACAATGCGAGGCGTGTTCTAATTGTTACGGATCAGGGAGTTGTGAAAGCCGGGATTCTGGAAAAAGTTGAAAAGGTTTTAAGCGACGCAGGAATAGAAAATGTGGTCTTCGATGATGTTGAACCGGATCCGGGCCTGGAGACCATTCATCGTTGTGCTTCATGCTTTAAGGAAAACAAATGTGATTTAATATTAGCAGTTGGCGGGGGTAGTCCGATTGACACGGCAAAGGGGGCCCGAATTATAGTAGAGAACGGCGGTCATATCAGGGACTATGCCGGTGTAAACAAGGTTCCCAGAGCTCCGGTCACACCCCTGATAGCAATTCCTACGACTTCCGGTACAGGTAGCGAAGTTACGACGTTTGCCGTTCTCTCGGATTGGGAAAATAACATAAAAATAACCATTGCAAGCCCCTTTTTGGCTCCGGAAGTTGCCGTGGTTGATCCGCTCCTTACGTTGACGGCTCCACCGTCCGTAACCGCGGCGAGCGGGATTGATGCCCTATCCCATGCCGTAGAAACCTATGTCTCCCTCAAGGCACAGCCGCCTGCTGAAGCGCTCGCTTTAAAGGCTATTGAACTCATAGGAGAAAGCCTTAGAACCGCGGTGGCTGACGGAAGTGATAAAGAAGCACGTACCAAAATGTCTTTAGGCAGTTTGTTGGCCGGCATGGCGTTCAATAATTCCTTGCTGGGCCTTACCCATTCCATCGGAGCAGCTTTGAGCGGGCACGCGCATGTGAGCCACGGGATGGCGGTAGGTCTTCTCCTGCCCTATGTAATGGAGTTTAACGCGATGGCCAGAATGGAAAAGTTTAGCAAAATAGCGATTGCCCTGGGCGAGGACGTCAAGGGCTTGAGTCTAAGAGAAGCGGCTTTGCGTTCAGTTAAAGCCGTACGCGAGCTGGTGGAAGACATTTCCTTGCCGCGCAGGTTGGAAGAAGTGGGAGTAACCGGGGATATGATTGAAGGTATGGCTAAGGATGCCATGGGACATGGTATGCTCAAGTTTAATCCTCGAGTGGTTACGGAAAAAGATATCATGGCCATACTGCGGAAGGCTTTATGA
- a CDS encoding aldehyde ferredoxin oxidoreductase family protein, whose translation MKHGYTGTILWVNLTEKKWWLEETDDDFASKWLGGSGFGAVTLAKNTGAQTDPLGENNVLGFFTGPLTGTVVPSSGRHSVVGKSPLTGIWGEASVGGSWGRELKRAGYDGLVLLGKAGSPVYLWINEGGVEIRDAAELWGLDTYQTAERLQELHPGAQVCAIGPAGERLVRIAGLFTDGKEGRAAARCGLGAVAGSKNVKALAVRGTRKPALAFEEELKAKVREAVKRIKEKTKALREFGTPGLVIPCEQIGDFPVRNWRDGKWEEGAKSISGPRMAETVLSGRFHCAGCPIGCGRRVNITSGPYKGVNGGGPEYETLGLMGGSCLIDNLEAICYANELCNRYGIDTIDAANLIAFSIEAFERGVIGKEETGGLVLRWGDPGILIELIHQIGQNKGFGAVLAGGFKTLLNGLGPEAKEFAIHVKGMGFPAHDPRAYNSIALGYATANRGACHLEGFSHAFERNVAMPEFGFSEPLDRFSVEGKGKLVALTQNLMSVFDSLALCKFLLFGGIGIKDLAEWVKLGTGFDFTPEKLMETGERIFNLKRFYNVKCGISRKDDILPPRILKQKRGCGGAAENLPPLDRMLDEYYAARGWDEDGIPTRETLERLGLGDFIF comes from the coding sequence ATGAAACATGGTTATACAGGTACGATTTTGTGGGTTAATTTAACTGAAAAGAAATGGTGGTTAGAAGAAACTGATGATGATTTTGCTTCCAAATGGCTGGGAGGCAGCGGTTTTGGCGCCGTTACTTTAGCGAAGAATACTGGTGCCCAAACAGATCCCCTTGGAGAGAATAATGTCCTGGGATTTTTTACGGGACCCCTTACAGGGACGGTTGTGCCGTCTTCGGGGCGGCATTCGGTAGTCGGCAAGTCACCGCTAACGGGGATCTGGGGAGAGGCCAGTGTGGGAGGTAGCTGGGGCAGAGAGCTGAAACGGGCCGGCTACGATGGTTTAGTATTGCTGGGGAAGGCCGGTTCTCCGGTGTATCTCTGGATAAACGAAGGCGGGGTAGAAATAAGGGATGCCGCGGAACTCTGGGGGCTGGATACTTATCAAACCGCGGAGAGACTACAGGAATTACATCCTGGTGCCCAGGTGTGTGCTATTGGCCCTGCAGGTGAACGTTTGGTTAGAATCGCCGGACTTTTTACCGATGGTAAAGAAGGGCGGGCGGCGGCACGTTGCGGCCTTGGGGCAGTTGCAGGTTCCAAGAACGTAAAAGCTCTTGCAGTGCGGGGAACAAGAAAACCGGCCCTGGCCTTCGAGGAAGAACTGAAAGCCAAAGTAAGAGAGGCTGTAAAAAGGATTAAAGAAAAAACTAAGGCTCTCAGAGAGTTCGGTACGCCAGGTCTGGTAATACCCTGCGAACAAATAGGCGATTTCCCCGTGCGAAACTGGCGGGATGGAAAGTGGGAAGAAGGAGCAAAAAGTATTAGCGGTCCACGGATGGCTGAAACTGTACTCAGCGGTCGCTTCCACTGCGCAGGTTGCCCTATAGGTTGCGGGCGCCGGGTAAACATTACCAGTGGGCCATATAAGGGAGTTAACGGCGGTGGCCCCGAGTATGAAACTCTTGGCCTAATGGGGGGGTCCTGCCTCATAGATAACCTGGAAGCCATCTGCTATGCCAACGAACTTTGCAACCGTTACGGCATAGACACCATAGATGCAGCGAATCTGATTGCTTTCAGTATAGAAGCATTTGAGCGCGGTGTTATTGGGAAGGAAGAAACAGGCGGCCTGGTTTTGCGGTGGGGCGACCCCGGGATTTTAATTGAACTCATTCACCAGATTGGGCAAAACAAGGGCTTTGGTGCCGTCCTGGCCGGGGGATTTAAGACTTTACTTAACGGATTAGGTCCGGAAGCAAAAGAATTTGCCATCCATGTCAAGGGTATGGGTTTCCCGGCCCACGACCCAAGGGCGTACAATAGCATAGCTCTCGGATATGCTACTGCAAACAGGGGGGCCTGTCATCTAGAAGGGTTTAGCCATGCCTTTGAGCGCAACGTGGCCATGCCTGAGTTTGGGTTCAGCGAACCGCTTGACCGGTTTTCTGTTGAGGGGAAAGGGAAACTTGTGGCCCTCACTCAAAATCTCATGAGTGTTTTTGACTCGCTGGCATTATGTAAGTTTTTGTTGTTTGGCGGTATCGGAATAAAGGATCTGGCTGAATGGGTCAAGTTAGGTACGGGCTTTGACTTTACTCCGGAAAAACTCATGGAAACCGGAGAAAGGATATTCAACTTGAAGCGCTTTTACAACGTAAAATGTGGCATCAGCCGCAAGGATGATATTCTACCGCCCCGCATCCTTAAACAGAAACGGGGCTGCGGGGGAGCCGCTGAAAATTTACCCCCCCTGGACAGGATGCTTGACGAGTATTATGCCGCCCGTGGCTGGGATGAGGACGGTATTCCCACTCGAGAAACATTAGAAAGATTGGGACTGGGTGATTTTATTTTTTAG
- a CDS encoding molybdopterin-binding protein — MELDLLQKTELWITGIELHGANLNEIAAVTARVLGLPAEAVMVVDVRDRVVVLDIMRRTVMAEQIVGREKELLSALNRVPGVRATSSTAVHAQGILGLIAADPEQREELLERSTRLAQQVRAGVARRGVVFASGREVQEGLIEDTNSPYLISLFEQHGYRMRFGGILPDDLHLITGRLRSAVADGYGLVITTGGVGAEDKDWMVESISRLDPAAATPWILHFHAGKGRHLKDGVRIAVGQVELTTLVALPGPHDEVRLAAPVLLEALEAGWGKEILAGALARVLREKWRRAMVHEHHSGR; from the coding sequence TTGGAACTCGACCTGCTGCAAAAAACCGAGCTCTGGATTACCGGTATTGAACTTCACGGGGCAAATCTTAACGAAATAGCCGCCGTTACCGCCCGTGTATTGGGATTACCTGCTGAAGCTGTGATGGTGGTAGATGTGCGGGACCGGGTGGTGGTGCTGGATATCATGCGGCGTACAGTGATGGCTGAACAAATTGTAGGGCGGGAAAAAGAACTGCTTTCAGCCCTGAATCGCGTACCAGGGGTACGGGCTACATCCAGTACGGCTGTTCACGCCCAGGGCATATTGGGCCTGATTGCCGCCGATCCGGAACAGCGGGAGGAATTACTGGAGCGATCCACCCGCCTGGCTCAGCAGGTAAGGGCCGGTGTGGCCCGGCGGGGGGTGGTTTTTGCTTCCGGCCGGGAAGTCCAGGAAGGTCTGATTGAAGATACAAATTCGCCTTATTTGATCAGCCTGTTTGAGCAGCATGGCTACCGGATGCGTTTTGGAGGCATTCTGCCGGACGACCTGCATCTGATTACCGGCCGCCTCCGGTCGGCAGTGGCAGATGGTTACGGCCTTGTTATCACCACCGGCGGGGTTGGTGCGGAGGATAAAGACTGGATGGTGGAGAGCATTTCCCGGCTCGACCCAGCGGCGGCGACCCCCTGGATCCTCCATTTCCACGCCGGAAAGGGACGCCATTTGAAAGACGGCGTGCGCATTGCAGTAGGTCAGGTAGAATTAACCACTCTGGTGGCTTTACCAGGTCCTCACGATGAAGTACGGCTGGCGGCTCCCGTCCTGCTGGAAGCGTTGGAAGCAGGTTGGGGCAAAGAAATTCTGGCCGGCGCACTGGCCCGGGTGTTGCGGGAAAAGTGGCGCCGGGCGATGGTTCACGAGCACCATTCCGGGCGATGA
- a CDS encoding 4Fe-4S dicluster domain-containing protein produces the protein MSKVLVVDPSLCTGCHRCEMWCSLTKYGEINPSRSNVYVIRREPAVDVPVVCMQCGLCIDVCPTGALKRDGATDAVVVDENICTGCGTCVKVCPYGVLRVDEETEVAAKCDLCSGSPACVNHCPHGALRYEDAGKAAARRREIWAMAHGVRIR, from the coding sequence GTGTCTAAGGTGCTGGTAGTGGACCCGTCTTTATGCACCGGGTGCCACCGTTGTGAAATGTGGTGCTCGCTAACTAAATACGGTGAAATAAATCCTTCCCGAAGCAATGTTTATGTGATACGCCGGGAGCCGGCGGTGGATGTGCCCGTAGTATGTATGCAGTGCGGCTTATGTATAGATGTTTGTCCCACCGGGGCACTTAAGCGGGATGGTGCTACTGATGCGGTGGTGGTGGATGAAAATATTTGCACCGGCTGCGGTACCTGTGTGAAGGTTTGCCCTTATGGAGTGCTCAGAGTTGATGAAGAAACAGAAGTAGCGGCCAAGTGTGACCTGTGCTCCGGTTCACCGGCATGTGTCAACCATTGCCCGCATGGTGCTCTTCGATACGAGGATGCAGGTAAAGCTGCGGCCAGGCGCCGGGAGATTTGGGCTATGGCCCACGGAGTAAGGATCAGATAG
- a CDS encoding aldehyde ferredoxin oxidoreductase family protein, giving the protein MWYGFAGKLLRVNLTSGEFKVEELDKNELRKYMGCVGYAARLLYQEMPGGIDPLAPEAKVVLATGAVTGTLCPSGGSYEVCYKSPLTGTWNQARSGGAFGPKLKYAGFDFVVIEGKAEEPVYVYIHDGEVEIKPAKHLWGLNVEETTDALIRELDDPEISVAAIGQAGENGVLYAALINDRGRAAGRGGIGAVFGSKNLKAVVVNGRGGIKVARPKEFAEAVEKAEQWLKNYPFGSIPSLGTVGLVSLNNSLGILPTKNFQTAHFEKADQISGELLNRKYQIKRRACYGCSFACGRYTSVGSGKFATPPMEGPEYETVDMLGPICGVADLEAIIRGNYLCNVYGLDTISTGMSIAFAMECYEKGLLTDRDTEGMPLRWGDGEVMVKLVEKIAHREGIGALLAQGVKRMAEQLGPAAEEAAIHVKGLELPAHEPRSESKVLAVQYAVSPRGGCHMHPNWASTWDFGQLDCGMKEFGIPWPPTGMQDESPQKGVVYRYVALQGEISEILGACIFYSWGTEGSCITPQLYAEIVSALTGWDVTAAELMTAAERSWNLKRCFNAREGFTRKDDKLPGRFAQAIPDGPSAGARVENLDAMLDAYYEAMGWDRQTGLPAPEKLRELGLEFAIN; this is encoded by the coding sequence ATGTGGTACGGATTTGCCGGTAAGCTGCTGCGGGTTAACCTGACCAGTGGTGAATTCAAGGTAGAGGAACTGGATAAAAATGAATTGCGCAAGTATATGGGTTGTGTCGGTTATGCAGCCAGGCTTCTCTATCAGGAAATGCCCGGTGGCATTGATCCACTGGCTCCAGAAGCTAAAGTGGTGCTGGCCACTGGTGCAGTAACCGGGACCCTTTGTCCCAGCGGTGGAAGCTACGAGGTGTGCTACAAGTCACCTTTGACCGGCACCTGGAATCAGGCCCGGTCAGGGGGGGCTTTTGGTCCAAAGCTTAAGTATGCGGGGTTTGACTTTGTGGTCATTGAAGGTAAGGCAGAGGAGCCTGTCTACGTATATATCCACGATGGTGAGGTGGAGATCAAACCCGCTAAACACTTGTGGGGGCTTAACGTTGAAGAAACTACAGATGCCCTGATTCGCGAACTTGATGATCCTGAGATATCTGTGGCTGCCATAGGGCAGGCAGGCGAAAATGGGGTTCTGTATGCTGCTCTGATCAATGACAGGGGACGGGCTGCCGGTCGCGGCGGTATTGGAGCAGTGTTTGGCAGTAAAAATTTGAAGGCGGTTGTGGTGAATGGCCGTGGTGGCATTAAAGTGGCCCGCCCGAAGGAATTTGCGGAGGCCGTTGAGAAGGCAGAGCAGTGGTTAAAGAATTACCCCTTCGGCAGCATTCCTTCTCTGGGTACGGTTGGCCTGGTATCGTTAAACAACAGCCTGGGAATCCTGCCGACAAAGAACTTCCAAACGGCCCATTTTGAAAAGGCCGATCAGATTTCGGGTGAGCTTCTCAACCGGAAATACCAAATTAAACGGCGGGCTTGTTATGGTTGCAGCTTCGCCTGTGGGCGTTATACTTCAGTGGGTAGTGGAAAGTTTGCTACACCTCCCATGGAGGGTCCGGAATACGAAACTGTAGATATGTTGGGGCCCATTTGTGGGGTTGCCGACCTGGAGGCTATTATTAGAGGCAATTACCTGTGTAATGTTTATGGTTTGGATACAATTAGTACGGGCATGAGCATTGCTTTTGCTATGGAGTGCTATGAAAAGGGGTTGCTAACTGACAGGGACACGGAAGGAATGCCTTTGCGGTGGGGCGATGGGGAAGTAATGGTAAAATTGGTGGAAAAGATTGCCCACCGGGAAGGAATTGGTGCATTGCTGGCCCAGGGTGTAAAACGTATGGCTGAACAGCTCGGTCCTGCTGCTGAAGAGGCAGCTATCCATGTGAAAGGACTTGAACTGCCGGCTCACGAGCCGCGTTCTGAATCTAAGGTGCTTGCTGTGCAGTATGCCGTTTCTCCGCGGGGGGGCTGTCATATGCACCCCAACTGGGCAAGCACCTGGGACTTTGGTCAACTTGACTGCGGCATGAAGGAATTCGGTATACCCTGGCCGCCCACAGGGATGCAGGATGAATCGCCGCAGAAAGGTGTTGTTTACCGGTATGTGGCGTTACAGGGTGAAATCAGCGAAATCCTGGGGGCATGTATCTTCTACTCGTGGGGTACTGAAGGCAGCTGTATCACGCCGCAGCTTTACGCCGAGATTGTCAGTGCTCTCACCGGGTGGGACGTAACAGCAGCAGAACTAATGACGGCAGCAGAGCGTTCCTGGAATCTCAAGCGGTGTTTTAACGCCCGTGAAGGTTTCACCCGCAAGGATGATAAGTTGCCCGGGCGGTTTGCTCAGGCCATCCCGGATGGTCCTTCTGCAGGGGCCAGGGTGGAGAATCTGGATGCTATGCTGGATGCGTATTATGAGGCCATGGGTTGGGACAGGCAGACCGGCCTTCCTGCTCCTGAAAAACTGAGGGAGCTGGGCCTGGAATTTGCGATAAACTAA